The Juglans regia cultivar Chandler chromosome 11, Walnut 2.0, whole genome shotgun sequence genome contains the following window.
aaatatggcttttgtgggatagtatttataaggtgcaagttgataagttgggtatgcaatttatttccgttgttgtagagaatggtgcagataaaattttgattcatgtgatttatgctaaatgttcctGGGTGGAGAGACGCTATCTATGGCAAGAGCTCAGTAGTAATCATGTGGGTGTAGATCCTTGTGTtgttgtgggggattttaatattatcaggaatgattcggaaaggagaagaggaagacctcggccaaatgtggctatggatgattttaatgattggattcatcaaaggggtcttatggaaatggctacgaaagggagttgtttctcatggtgtaatgggcagtcagGATTGGCCCGTTCGTGGGCTCGACTTGATCGTGCTCTAATGGATAATTCATTCAGTAATTTGTTCCCTAATACTATTTGTTCTTACTTGTCTAGATCTACTTCAGACCATGCCCCCATGATCATTGAGTTCAAGAAAGATCCTTTCTCCTATGGGCcgtctccatttcggtttcaacaaatgtgggtggatcatcctggtTTCCTGGATTGTGTTAGAGCTGCTTGGAATTTACAGATGGTAGGTTCTCCGATcttgtgtttaagtaagaaattaaaacatacgAAGGTGgtgcttcgggaatggaataaaagagtatttggtcacacaatagggcgtattgatgcccttgaaaaatagattgaggagattgagctacaacttcaatcaaattgggaggtAAATTTGGAGAGAGAACTACATGAGGCAGTCTCAAATCTAGCTGGTTGGAGGCatcgggaagagatgagattggcacaaatggctaagcttaaatggaagttggagggagatagtaattcaaatttttttcatgcttgtcttattaataaaagaaggaagagagtgctggagatGAGATCGAATGGAATAACTTATGAGAGCCCTGAGAGTATTCATCAAGGGGCGgtggaattttttcaagattcaCTTCGAGGAGAACCGCCCATAGAGCAATCTAGACTGGAAGGCCTTATTGAGACGGTCATACTAGAGGAGGAAAATGTTTCTTTGATTAGGCCgcctactttagaggaagtgtttgaggcagTATCATCCATCCCAAATCAAAGCACTCtgggtcctgatgggtttggagcgggtttttataaaaattgttgggaagtggttaaggttgatgtttggaaggcagtagtggaattctttatgatCAAGGATCTTCCGAGATTTTTCACGGCCTCATATTTGgttcttataccaaagatggagtcacccacaggttttgataagttccgccctattagtctttgttctgtattttataaaatttgctccaagattattgtttctcgtTTAACTGTTATTTTACCTCTcttgatttctttggagcaaggagcctttattcctggaagaagtatttttgagaacattagcctcactcaggagttggtgcagtctattaataaaagaatacatGGGGGGAATATCttgttaaaagtggatatggcgaaagcttatgatcgggtggattgaggattcttgataatggttttgagaaggtttggtttctcttctcaattttgtgagttgatttATTCGTGTATCTCTAGCCCTTGGTATTcagtcatgatgaatggaacggttAAGGGTTTTTTTCCGGGTGGTCGCGGGctccgtcaaggtgatcctctatctccttatttgtttatcatccaaCAAGAGGTTCTTTCCCATTTGATTCATAGGAGTGTGCAAGAGAATCAGTTTGGCCCATTCTCTCAGGCCCGAGGTACGCCTATTATCTCTCATtcgatgtatgctgatgatgttatggttttttctaatggaagtcaAAGATTGGTGCtggttcttcaaaaaattttgattcaatatgagaggtggtcaggaTAAACTATTAATGTTCATaaatctgctttgtattgttctaataaaattccaaatcGGCGTAAGCAATGGATTTTAAGGCAGACGGGCTTTATGGAAGGAactttccctttcaaatatctaggtgtgccaataatTCGAGGGCATTTGAAACGGGCTCATTTAGAagaaatggtgaataaagtgaggcaaaagattagtggatggaagatgaggcttctttcttcgggaggaaaacttgttcttttgaggcatgttctatctagtatgaatatccatctacttgctgttttacaggtaccacaagttactattgccaagattcatagattgatgagttctttcttttagggagaagctgatggacggaataaaaagaaatggttggcttggaataagatgtgtaagccggtggaagaaggaggaattgggttacgaagccttgaggatgttcagaaagccttgcatatgtGCTTCGCTTGGAACCTtcttcaaggtaattctttatgggcaaattttttcaaaaccaaatatgttggaaccCGGCCGTGgtatcttatagaaaataataaaggatctcgattttggagaatggttgctaattgtattccgttgttgttaaataattcaaaatggaaaattagagagggtgatctttatttctggtatgacaaatggagggataatggtccattgattaatgaaatgaatGCTATGGGTTCTCCTcttttgaaagttaaagattgtAGGTTGTcgaatagttgggatgtggagttattggaggagttagtagggCAAGATAAGGTGGATGAGATAATAACTGATTTAGCTGGACTgaagaatggaaaggatgttctagtttggactcctacggatacaggtattttttctacaaaatctgcatggaattgtattcgtattagagttaattctatggtttggcatgtaacaccccgtattttagtgtatttttactgaaggattttttttatttattcaaaatttatcctcttattttaaaattggttggatttttagtgagtttatttctatgattttaatttggtgaaaattatttttatgtgctttcttaatatttatttattgttatgcatttaaattgcttttaatatttaaattaattactgtgtgatttaattatttcaatttgactttaccattacgtttaaattattttatttaacttatggttttaaaatcgtttccgttggatcattttcgtgacccaagttatgaggattggacctcatttcttttcccctctttttctttcctctccttttcttttccttcttttttcttttctccttatttccttcggtttctttctctcccgcgcgagcccgaccctctctctctccccgtgcgacttcggcctccacccagcccaccgccgtgagccggcggtgactcTCACCACCCATACCCTCGTGTTCCCCTCCCGCCGGTCGTCCTACCccaccaaccccacctccgttcgtgccgccgatagcccccacgagacccacgaagccgcggcactctttccgccgttgcgccgccgtcgtgccACCATTGGCTACCATCTTCCTACCaattcatccccgacctcttggcaaccctttggacccaaccccggctccgatccgtcaccggtgaagccccaccaagtccatttccgatttgtacatttttggccttaaaccaccatttgcgccgtcatccacggcaaaccgccaccaccattggcttcaccgacctctctaggccctaccctatcattttggggtcttcatttgtctccgttgaaaagtgggtatttgtgacccacggccacagtgtattttacactgtggtgttgctcagacgtcgcctttttcagcttcgtgatcctccggaaattatcatatagcactgtaagtatttctccaaagaattctcatgaattttatgtatttttgcactaacgcatttcactgtatttttggcatgccggactgagtccgaggagtacgggggtcggatggatttgtgattggagttgttggtttgattggattggattggattggattggttattggttattggttattgatggattttggattggttggttcatgtgcatttcattatttcatgcatgttcatgtttgtaaaggaaaactgggttttcgtgtattgcattcatgttcatgtgtttatgaaaaagttttcatgtgaatgatttgttgggtgcgtgtgtatcacgaaccccaagccgagatggggcattatctcggtggagctcctctagttactcgggagcggaataaactgagtaacgtcccctggattgtcgctgggcgacaatgggatcggacgagagattcgtgccgactccgtggtccttctgctggcggggactagaggatgcttggttatgtacgcgctgggcgcggaactgggcatcgctcgttgtgtagtggatgtttcccactaacgtgttgggcgcgaaagtgggcatcgctacgaagccagggtgtgcggatgacccataggggagatcatggtgcatacattaaaaatggactattttctgggaaaattgcgtgtgttggattttgtgtaattcattttctgggaaaatgttttacggattatttttgggccaaatgggattttggcgtgtgttggaaaattaatcattttcggggaaaatgatattttgaggaaaatgcatatttcttcatatgcatgcatgttggtggcattaatgcatttttattcctgaggatattatttttgggttatacttacctgcggtaccattctgtggtaacgcagattttgatgcagatgaggaggaggagggtgagcctgaggagacggctccgcccgaggagtgatctgggatcactagcttgttattttattttacccttttgtatttttgggacatgagttaactttatttttggatgactgtataactgcttttaaaactttattgatgtttagtttgtatttaaattctggtacttagtagacttgactaatccgctgcgttgttattgtacaatgtcgcttgtacacacacttggcactttcgttgggatgtgtgaccgtgttgtcatcatcccggcgtctcgattcccgtgtttcctctacatgggggtcgggggcgccacaggtggtatcagagcagttcggctctgggtaaaaccacatgtcccttaggatagtaccagaaattattttattgttttaaaataattttttttaaaagtgttgtaagttaaatgattatttcaaaaaataaatatgagatattatgagtttattgttgttttattttatgttaattgatgttatttaatttaattttatcttattgtatttttttttttttgtgttgcttttggttgagtttggttttatcTGGATTTAAGCGGGGTTGGAGGTTGCTCTATGACAGGACTATGGTGAGACCAAGAAGGCAAGCTAATGTACCCGAGGATGAGCTACCCAGGGGTGAAAGAGATGATGCCATTGCGAGGGCGTTGAATAGGATGTCAAACTTGTTCGAGCAGAATTTCCGACTGCCGCAAGGAGATCTTAATAGAGCGGTCCAAGTGGGGTGCACCTATGAGCGCTTCCTGGCGCATAGGACTCCTGCCTTTTCTGGGGAGGAGGATCCAATGCGAGCTAGGAGGTGGATTCTAGATTTGGAAAGGACCTTTGAAGTCTGTGGGTGTACTgaggtccagatggttttgtaTGCAAGTTATATGCTACAGGGTGAAGCAGCATACTGGTGGGAGACCAAGCGGTCACTCCTAGAAATGGAGTTCGGATCCTTGGCTGCTGTGTCCTGGCAGCGGTTTAAAAAGGAATTTGATGATCGATACTTTCCTGTTTCAGTGAGAAGGCAGAAGGCTcgggagtttaataatttggttCAAGGAGGTATGACGGTCGAGCAATATGCAACGAAATTTATGGAGCTTGGACGGTTCGCTCCTCACCTCATTGCCACCGAAGAGCTGCAGGTTGAGCGTTTTATGGAGGGTCTGCGCCCCGAAGTACGCAGACAAGTGGCTTGTCTCCAGATTGCGGAATTTCAGAAGTTGGTAGACTTGGCCAGTATCGCAGAGCGAGAGAATAGCTTTGTAGTGGGCTCCCCTCCAGGTCAGAAAAGACGGAGTTATCTTGGTGAAGGAAGCAGTTCTGGATCACCGCAGAAGTTCGTTCAGAGGACCGGGATCCGTCCACAGACAACCTCCGGTGTTCGTGCAGGAGGCCGGACTCCAGTGTGCCCTAGATGTAGTAGAGCCCATGAGGGCGATTGTGGTCAAAGGGGCATTCagtgttttagatgtggccagCCGGGTCACTTTGCTCGGGAGTGTCCCAGTCTAGTTCAAGGAGGTCAAGGAGGTCAAAGAGGACGAGGAGGTCGACGAGGTGGAAGGGGCAACCAGAGACAGTTGGTACAAGCCCGGGTTTATGCAGTGACTCCTGGCGACGTGGATTATGAGGCTCCAGAGACCCACGACGCTGGAGTGATTACTGGTATGtatgtagttattttatttgggtttatTGTTTGGTGTGGTtgggtttttttgaatttgtctgGTGGTTGTGTTTGCATCAGGAAGAGTTCatctatatgatttttatgcttgTACTTTGTTTGATTCTGGGGCATCCCAATCTTTTGTGTCTGCCACGTTTGCACGGATGTGCAATTTGGTTACAGAACCTCTACCACAATCCTTAGTTGTGGCTCTTCCCAATGGCGAGATCGTGTGTTGCTCCAAGGTTGCTTTGGGTTGTCCTTTGGATCTTGGTGGAAGGACACTGGATGCAGATTTGATTGTATTCAAGTTGCTtggttttgatataattttgggtatggattggctgtatCGATATTCTGCGAATATTGATTGTAGAAGACGAGTAATTGGTTTTCAACTCTCGGATgaggattatttagaattcgtGGGAAGTAAGTTAAAGGCAAGACCATCAATTATATCAGCAGTTCAAGCTAAGAGAGATATAGCTTGTGGAGCAGATGCTTTTTTGGTCCAAGTCGTATCTACACCATCTGAGAAGAAATCTTTAGCGGATATTCCAGTGGTGGAAGAATTTCCCGATGTGTTCGTGGATGAGTTACCTGGATTGCCTCCCGTTCGCGATATGGAATTTGTTATTGATCTGGAACCCGGGGCGGCTCCTGTGCATAAGGCTCCTTACCGCATGGCACCGGCcgagttaaaagagttgaagactCAATTGCAAGAATTGGTTGACAAATGATTTATTCAGCCTAGTACTTCGCCCTAGGGAGCGCCTGTtttgtttgtcaagaagaaagatggtactctcagaatgtgtatagactatcGGGAGCTTAACAAGGTGACTATCAAGAACAAGTACCCTCTTCCTAGAATTGATGATCTGTTTGACCAGCTTCAGGGAGCAGCTGTCTTTTCGAAGATTGACTTGAGATCAGGGTACTATCAGCTGAGGATAAGGGATAAGGACGTGCCCAAGACTGCTTTCAGGACgaggtatgggcattatgaatttaaagtGATGTCTTTTGGGTTAGCGAACGCTCCAGCcgcttttatggatttaatgaatcgGGTGTTTCGACCCTTTTTGGACtcttttgtggtggtgtttctTGACGACATTCTGATTTATTCCCGAGACTTGGAAGAGCATGCTTGTCACCTTCGTCTGGCACTTGGAAAATTAAGAGAGCATCAATTGTACGCTAAGTTGAGCAAGTGTGAATTCTGGTTAGAAGAAGTTAagtttcttggacatgtgatttcTCAAGAAGGGGTGGCTGTAGATCCTAGTAAAGTAGAAGCTGTTTTGTCATGGCCTCGCCCTTCAACAGTTCGTGAGATACGAAGTTTCTTGGGACTTGCCGGTTACTATCGAAGATTTGTGGAAGGTTTTTCTCGACTATCAGGACCTCTCACTGCCTTGACTAGGAAGAATACGGAGTTTGTATGGTCTGACAAATGTGAGAGaagttttcaagagttgaagagaagattgacaatggcacctgttttggcacttccagagccacacaagccatttgtgatttttagtgatgcatccaaattcgggttgggatgcgttcttatgcaagagggacgggttgttgcttatgcatctcgtcagctgaaaattcatgaaaggaattatcccacacatgatttggagttggcggcaatagtttttgctcttaagatttggcggcattatctgtatggtgaagcctgtgaagtttatactgatcacaagagcttgaagcatctgtttactcagaagaatctcaatatgagacagagacggtggttagagttgattagcgactatcaatgtgagatcaagtatcatccaggaaaggcgaatttagtcgctgatgctttgagtagaaaatctcaacaagtggatgaagcagagtCATTAGATctggactctctcctttgtggaatgaggagacttcttatcgagagttCACAGCAAGAGGAATTATTATCGTCAGTcttggatgtccgagtagtggattttgaagaattgaagactcttcaaagaagggatcctaagttgttagctatcaggaaaagagtcaggaagtctagaggacccttgcattacagcttggataaggatggtattcttcggtttcgggatcgtagagtgattccccgagattctgaatttaaagagcggattttggcagaagcccatgcggctccttattcagttcatccaggaagcacgaagatgtatcgagatttaaagaggaatttctggtgggaaggaatgaagttggacatcgctttgtttattgagaaatgtgacacgtgcCGTCGAgtaaaggctgagcatcaaagacctgctggtagacttcaacctctccctattcctgagtggaagtgggatgatatttctatggattttgttgtgggtttgccgaggactcctagtgggaagaactcaatttgggtgattgttgatcggttgaccaagagtgcccatttcttgcctgttaataatactgactctttgggtaagttgactcgattatatgtcaaggagatagtgcgtttgcatggagtacccaagagtatcgtgtcagatcgggacccgcggtttacgtcccatttttggaagagcttgcaagcggctttaggcactaagttgaagtttagtagtgcatatcaccctcaaactgatggtcaatcagagcgtactattcagactctggaggatatgttgcggtcttgtgtcataggatttcaaggaagttgggagaatcatctaccgcttattgaattctcttataataacagttttcattcttccatccagatggccccgtatgaagctttgtatggaaggaagtgtagatcacccttgtgttgggatgaagtcggcgagagtaagtaattgggcctgagataattcaagaaatgaaggatcaagttcagtttataaggactaaaatggcagaagcgcaaagtcgccagaagagttacgcagatacaagaagaagagacttatcctttgaagaaggtgattgggtttatcttaaagtctctcctatgaaaggcgttaagcgctttggtaagaaaggaaagcttagtccaagatatgttggcccttttcagatcgtagagaaagttgggcttgttgcttatagagttgccttgccggattattttggggatgttcatgatgtgtttcatgtgtcttcgttgaagaagagttttggacggcaagagccacgttttgttgaccctgaacgcattcaacttcagcctaaccttacaTATGAAGTTGCCCCAACGCAGATTgtagattggaaagagcaaagattaaggtccaagacaatacctatggtgaaagtgtcatggggtgatccgttggctcaagagtactcttgggaaagagaagccgacatgagggagcaatatccatacttgtttgtttgattttgacggtatgttctaagtatgctctcggttgaatcttgttcctgtcttagtttaatgtttgaccttgctaatttcgaggacgaaattttttttaagggggggaggatgtaacaccccgtattttagtgtatttttactgaaggattttttttatttattcaaaatttatcctcttattttaaaattggttggatttttagtgagtttatttctatgattttaatttggtgaaaattatttttaagtgctttcttaatatttatttattgttatgcatttaaattgcttttaatatttaaattaattactgtgtgatttaattatttcaatttgactttaccattacgtttaaattattttatttaacttatggttttaaaatcgtttccgttggatcattttcgtgacccaagttatgaagattggacctcatttcttttcccctctttttctttcctctccttttcttttccttcttttttcttttctccttattttcttcggtttctttctctcccgcacgagcccgaccctctctctctccccgtgcgacttcggcctccacccagcccgctgccgtgagccggcggtgactcTCACCGCCCATCCCCTCGTGTTCCCCTCCCGCCGGTCGTCCTACCCCACCAACCCCACCTCCATTCGtgccgccgatagcccccacaAGACCGACGAAGCCatggcactctttccgccgttgcgacgccgtcgtgccaccattggccaccatcttcctaccacttcatccccgacctcttggcaaccctttggacccaaccccggctccgatctgtcaccggtgaagccccaccaagtccatttccgatttgtacatttttggccttaaaccaccatttgcgccgtcatccacggcaaaccgccaccaccattggcttcaccgacctctctaggccctaccctatcattttggggtcttcgtttgtctccgttgaaaagtgggtatttgtgacccacggccacagtgtattttacactgtggtgttgctcagacgtcgcatttttcagcttcgtgatcctccgaaaattatcatatagcgctgtaagtatttctccaaagaattctcatgaattttatgtatttttacactaacccatttcactgtatttttttggcatgccggactgagtccgaggagtacgggggtcggatggatttgtgattggagttgttggtttgattggattggattggttattggttattggttattgatggattttggattggttggttcatgtgcatttcattaattcatgcatgttcatgtttgtaaaggaaaactgggttttcgtgtattgcattcatgttcatgtgtttatgaaaactgggttttcatgtgaatgatttgttgggtgcgtgtgtatcacgaaccccaagccgagatggggcattatctcggtggagctcctctggttactcgggagcggaataaactgagtaacgtcccctggattgtcgctgggcgacaatgggatcggacgagagattcgtgccgactccgtggtccttctgctggcggggactagaggatgcttggctatgtacgcgctgggcgcggaactgggcatcgctcgttgtgtagtggatgtttcccactaacgtgttgggcgcgaaagtgggcatcgctacgaagccagggtgtgcggatgacccataggggagatcatggtgcatacattaaaaatggactattttctggaaaaatagcgtgtgttggattttgtgtaattcattttctgggaaaatgttttacggattatttttgggcctaatgggattttggcgtgtgttggaaaattatcattttcgaggaaaatgatattttgaggaaaatgcatatttcttcatatgcatgcatgttggtggcattaatgcatttttattcctgaggatatttttttgggttatacttacctgcggtaccattctgtggtaacgcagattttgatgcaaatgaggaggaggagggtgagcctgagcctgaggagacggctccgcccgaggagtgatctgggatcactagcttgttattttattttacccttttgtatttttgggacatgtgttaactttatttttggatgactgtttaactgcttttaaaactttactgatgtttagtttgtatttaaattctggtacttagtagacttgactaatccgctgcgcaGTTATTGTACAATGTCGCTTGTACACACACTTAGCACttttgttgggatgtgtgaccgtgttgtcatcatcccggcgtctcgattcccgtgtttcctctacatgggggtcgggggcgccacatggcatgcatggatttggcataagaatcttcctttaaaaatgtctatccatttttggaggacatggtttatggccttgagtgtggatgacagattacgtcgtattggtattcctcttgtatctaaatgtaattgctgtaatcatggtcatattgaagatattaatcatgtgctttttgagggagaatttccatacagagtgtggtctttttttggaaatcttattggcatacctcttggtagaacttggaaacagaatgttgagatttggtttaggcgggctagctcttcctcacaggtgggctttattgttggcattatttccattattattacttggcgcctatggagaaggaggtgtcttgctcgaatggaaggtatATTGGAATCgcataattttgttgttcattctatatgTGTGTGGTTAGGGTCCATCTCACAGGCggctaagcaaaataaaaatctgtctCGTCGAGATGGTATGATTCTGGAAGCTTTGCGGATAGTTCTGGTGGTCCCGAAAGTTCcaagttgtaaagtggtgaggtgggataaaccgccgctggggtggtttaaattgaatacggatggtagtagtattggtaatccgggctcttgtggtattggtggggttattcgggatgCTTCTGGTGGGATGGTTCAGGCCTATGCTTCTTATATtgggtttggttctaataataaggcggaACTTATGGCTCtcctttatgggttgagaagatgcAAAACGTTGAATctctcaaatgtgatagttgaaatggattctatggtagttatttcttggtggagtagaGGGAGATGTGGAGTAtggtaccttgaggatttttgggaggaaattgttgagttAGCTTGCACGGTTCAATGTCGGTTTCAACATgtttttcgtgaaggtaatagggtggcggattggttagcaaaggcaggggcCTTAGGTTCTGAGTGGGATTTTTcgagtagttataatttgcctcgggttcttagaggcctaatccgtttggattctttgggttttccaTCTTTGagatgttagattgtaaaagtTGGGGTTATTTGTAAGCCTTGGTTTTGGGTTGTGGTGGGTTTTGTTTAAATAGTGgtctattatttttgttctagtttttgttttttcttgattATGGGCCTGTTTTTCCATGGtcctttcttgtaaccacggtattcctccgccataagtgagggcttttttaataaactttgggaggggtcactattggacatgtgacttcctgctctttttaaaaaaaaaaaaaaaaaaaaaaaaaaaaagaaaagaaaaaagggctagggtgagggctacaa
Protein-coding sequences here:
- the LOC109017800 gene encoding LOW QUALITY PROTEIN: uncharacterized protein LOC109017800 (The sequence of the model RefSeq protein was modified relative to this genomic sequence to represent the inferred CDS: substituted 2 bases at 2 genomic stop codons) gives rise to the protein MVRPRRQANVPEDELPRGERDDAIARALNRMSNLFEQNFRLPQGDLNRAVQVGCTYERFLAHRTPAFSGEEDPMRARRWILDLERTFEVCGCTEVQMVLYASYMLQGEAAYWWETKRSLLEMEFGSLAAVSWQRFKKEFDDRYFPVSVRRQKAREFNNLVQGGMTVEQYATKFMELGRFAPHLIATEELQVERFMEGLRPEVRRQVACLQIAEFQKLVDLASIAERENSFVVGSPPGQKRRSYLGEGSSSGSPQKFVQRTGIRPQTTSGVRAGGRTPVCPRCSRAHEGDCGQRGIQCFRCGQPGHFARECPSLVQGGQGGQRGRGGRRGGRGNQRQLVQARVYAVTPGDVDYEAPETHDAGVITGRVHLYDFYACTLFDSGASQSFVSATFARMCNLVTEPLPQSLVVALPNGEIVCCSKVALGCPLDLGGRTLDADLIVFKLLGFDIILGMDWLYRYSANIDCRRRVIGFQLSDEDYLEFVGSKLKARPSIISAVQAKRDIACGADAFLVQVVSTPSEKKSLADIPVVEEFPDVFVDELPGLPPVRDMEFVIDLEPGAAPVHKAPYRMAPAELKELKTQLQELVDKXFIQPSTSPXGAPVLFVKKKDGTLRMCIDYRELNKVTIKNKYPLPRIDDLFDQLQGAAVFSKIDLRSGYYQLRIRDKDVPKTAFRTRYGHYEFKVMSFGLANAPAAFMDLMNRVFRPFLDSFVVVFLDDILIYSRDLEEHACHLRLALGKLREHQLYAKLSKCEFWLEEVKFLGHVISQEGVAVDPSKVEAVLSWPRPSTVREIRSFLGLAGYYRRFVEGFSRLSGPLTALTRKNTEFVWSDKCERSFQELKRRLTMAPVLALPEPHKPFVIFSDASKFGLGCVLMQEGRVVAYASRQLKIHERNYPTHDLELAAIVFALKIWRHYLYGEACEVYTDHKSLKHLFTQKNLNMRQRRWLELISDYQCEIKYHPGKANLVADALSKMYRDLKRNFWWEGMKLDIALFIEKCDTCRRVKAEHQRPAGRLQPLPIPEWKWDDISMDFVVGLPRTPSGKNSIWVIVDRLTKSAHFLPVNNTDSLGKLTRLYVKEIVRLHGVPKSIVTKMAEAQSRQKSYADTRRRDLSFEEGDWVYLKVSPMKGVKRFGKKGKLSPRYVGPFQIVEKVGLVAYRVALPDYFGDVHDVFHVSSLKKSFGRQEPRFVDPERIQLQPNLTYEVAPTQIVDWKEQRLRSKTIPMV